In Streptomyces ambofaciens ATCC 23877, a single genomic region encodes these proteins:
- a CDS encoding STAS domain-containing protein, producing the protein MTDTLQLTVRHPRPGLAIATVAGDVDTRTADTLRREASEIIQQGCPRLVLDLSGVRFCDSAGLSALIGLWHAAQAAGGALRLADVPDRLMRMLVITGVDAVLPVHATAAEAVTAMTDSSFAGTSEHGSIIDASTRGGTGEPAGVEPMACDSAHTPAADLS; encoded by the coding sequence GTGACCGACACGCTGCAGCTGACCGTCCGGCACCCCCGCCCCGGCCTGGCGATCGCCACTGTCGCCGGGGACGTGGACACACGCACCGCGGACACCCTGCGCCGAGAAGCCTCGGAGATCATCCAGCAAGGGTGTCCGCGCCTGGTTCTGGACCTGTCAGGGGTCCGCTTTTGCGATTCCGCCGGCCTGAGCGCGCTCATCGGCCTCTGGCACGCCGCTCAGGCGGCGGGCGGCGCACTCAGACTCGCCGACGTCCCCGACCGCCTGATGCGAATGCTCGTCATCACCGGTGTCGACGCGGTGCTGCCGGTCCACGCCACCGCTGCCGAAGCAGTCACCGCCATGACCGACAGCTCATTCGCAGGCACCAGCGAGCATGGCTCGATCATCGACGCCTCCACAAGGGGCGGGACCGGCGAACCTGCCGGGGTGGAGCCCATGGCCTGCGACAGCGCGCACACCCCCGCTGCCGACCTGAGCTGA
- the rpmF gene encoding 50S ribosomal protein L32 — protein sequence MAVPKRKMSRSNTRHRRAQWKATTPQLVTVTVDRVPYLVPQRLAKAYARGLLRPEA from the coding sequence ATGGCCGTACCCAAACGCAAGATGTCGCGCAGCAACACCCGGCACCGTCGCGCGCAGTGGAAGGCCACGACGCCGCAGCTGGTGACGGTCACGGTGGACAGAGTGCCGTACCTCGTTCCCCAGCGGCTGGCCAAGGCGTACGCGCGCGGCCTGCTCCGCCCCGAAGCCTGA
- a CDS encoding crotonase/enoyl-CoA hydratase family protein, with the protein MSPVQSRPETVTVERKGHVLLMGLNRPAKRNAFTRDMLSELAAAYGLLETDDDLWCGVLFAHGEHFTGGLDMVDVGAELAAGDFSLPEGGRDPWRLDGPWTKPVVAAAQGWVMTLGIELLLAADIRVASRDARFAQYEIRRGIYPFGGATFRFPRQASWGNAMRWVLTGEEFDAVEAHRIGLVQEVADDGATATARATEIAGLIAEKSAPLGVRTALNSAHLAQERGDQAAVERLRPDVARLLATADGAEGIQSFVERRDAVFTGR; encoded by the coding sequence ATGAGTCCTGTCCAGTCGCGCCCAGAAACGGTCACCGTCGAGCGCAAGGGCCACGTGCTCCTGATGGGCCTGAACCGTCCGGCCAAGCGCAACGCCTTCACCCGGGACATGCTCAGCGAACTGGCAGCCGCCTACGGGCTCCTGGAAACCGACGACGACCTGTGGTGCGGGGTCCTCTTCGCCCACGGGGAGCACTTCACCGGCGGCCTGGACATGGTCGATGTCGGCGCCGAACTCGCCGCGGGCGACTTCTCGCTCCCCGAGGGCGGCCGGGACCCCTGGCGCTTGGACGGCCCCTGGACCAAGCCCGTCGTCGCGGCCGCGCAGGGTTGGGTGATGACGCTCGGCATCGAGTTGCTGCTCGCCGCGGACATCCGTGTGGCCTCCCGCGACGCGCGCTTCGCCCAGTACGAGATCCGCCGCGGCATCTACCCCTTCGGCGGCGCCACCTTCCGCTTCCCGCGCCAGGCGAGCTGGGGCAACGCCATGCGCTGGGTCCTGACCGGCGAGGAGTTCGACGCCGTGGAGGCTCACCGCATCGGTCTGGTCCAGGAGGTCGCGGACGACGGGGCGACGGCCACCGCCCGGGCCACCGAGATCGCTGGCTTGATCGCGGAGAAATCCGCGCCTCTGGGCGTGCGTACCGCCCTGAACTCCGCTCACCTCGCCCAGGAGCGTGGCGACCAGGCGGCCGTGGAGCGCCTGCGTCCCGACGTCGCCCGACTCCTGGCCACCGCCGACGGCGCTGAGGGAATCCAGTCCTTCGTCGAGCGCCGCGACGCTGTCTTCACCGGCCGCTGA
- a CDS encoding pyridoxal-phosphate dependent enzyme codes for MDEHISEAIGRPDLIRLEDGLLCLRFETMKVVSALAAVRHLLDTGAVRRGDTLIDSSSGIYAYALALACHRHGLRCHIVGSTTVDHTLRTQLDVLGAHLEQMPPSDSLKLDQNRRVARVREILREHPDYHWMRQYHDDIHYLGYEAVAEQIYARSGGDCLTLVGGVGSGASTGALTHYLRKRSVDVRLVGVQPYGSVTFGSGHVADPEIIIAGIGSSIPFGNVRHDLYDVLHWLAFDAALAGSVDLLRRHAVFAGLSTGAAYLAARWERHEEPRRTALFIAADTGHRYVDTVFARHREAARIEDLTPQTVSRTDELTLPWSRMSWDGSPAPEGALLR; via the coding sequence GTGGACGAACACATCTCGGAAGCCATCGGCCGCCCGGACCTGATACGCCTCGAAGACGGCCTCCTCTGCCTGCGCTTCGAGACCATGAAGGTCGTCTCCGCCCTCGCCGCCGTACGCCACCTGCTCGACACCGGAGCCGTACGACGCGGCGACACACTCATCGACAGCTCCAGCGGCATCTACGCCTACGCACTCGCCCTGGCCTGCCACCGCCACGGCCTGCGCTGCCACATCGTCGGCTCCACCACCGTCGACCACACCCTGCGCACGCAACTCGACGTACTCGGTGCGCACCTGGAGCAGATGCCGCCCAGCGACAGCCTCAAACTCGACCAGAACCGCCGTGTCGCCCGGGTGCGCGAGATCCTGCGGGAACACCCGGACTACCACTGGATGCGCCAGTACCACGACGACATCCACTACCTCGGCTACGAAGCCGTCGCCGAACAGATATACGCCCGGAGCGGCGGCGATTGCCTCACCTTGGTCGGCGGAGTGGGCTCCGGGGCCTCCACCGGCGCCCTCACCCACTACCTGAGGAAACGCTCCGTCGACGTACGACTCGTGGGCGTCCAGCCCTACGGGAGCGTCACCTTCGGCAGCGGACACGTCGCCGACCCGGAGATCATCATCGCCGGCATCGGCAGCTCCATCCCCTTCGGCAACGTCCGCCACGACCTCTACGACGTCCTGCACTGGCTGGCCTTCGACGCCGCCCTCGCCGGCAGCGTCGACCTGCTGCGCCGCCACGCCGTGTTCGCGGGCCTGTCCACCGGAGCCGCCTACCTCGCCGCCCGGTGGGAACGCCACGAAGAGCCCCGCCGTACCGCCCTGTTCATCGCCGCCGACACCGGCCACCGCTACGTCGACACCGTGTTCGCCCGGCACCGGGAGGCCGCACGGATCGAGGACCTGACCCCTCAGACGGTGAGCCGAACGGACGAACTGACCCTCCCGTGGTCCCGTATGAGCTGGGACGGGTCACCCGCGCCCGAGGGAGCACTCCTCAGGTAG
- a CDS encoding cholesterol oxidase substrate-binding domain-containing protein, with protein sequence MTDESSVQGGGLSRRRLLASSVAAGGGVWLLRGVVRPGSAYADTPSPPGFPPGLDVYRRVYENWAGEIRADQLWTCAPRTPQDVLDVVNWAHGAGWTVRAQGKRHGWAPLTVADGTPAAARVVLVDTTAHLTGMSLERQDADGSALIRVQAGALLENLLAFAGAHGYGVVAAPAPGELSVGGALAIGAHGTAVPANGENPSPGHGYGSLSNLVTELTAVVWDDGAGRYLLRTVGRADPDCDALLTHLGRSLVTEAVVRMGTDHNLRCRSFLDIPATELFAAPGAPAGTRTLAGFVDRTGRAEAIWFAFTDKPWLKVWSVAPDRPFASRAVDGPYNYPFSDSLPEPVARLAGTLVSGAWASAPLFGQIQYLLAKVALTGDITDVLLSRTLVRDVLTGDVLTHLLAGGLRSDLWGASRNLLEYVRPTTLRETANGYAVLTRRADLQWVVSRFADFYRTLLAEYAARGEYPVNGQVEIRVTGLEDPSVSGVPGARPPLLSALRPRPDRPDVDTAVWIDVLSLPTTPALHRFYRDIEQFLLAMDGDRATVRVEWSKGWGYTDTAAWSDPDVLTRAVPAALRAGGGPGWDEAVAILNRLDPHHVISSPFLDALLR encoded by the coding sequence ATGACGGACGAGTCTTCGGTTCAGGGCGGCGGACTGTCGCGGCGCAGGCTGCTCGCCTCGTCCGTCGCCGCGGGCGGCGGGGTCTGGCTGTTACGCGGAGTGGTCCGGCCGGGCAGCGCCTACGCCGACACCCCCTCACCGCCCGGCTTTCCGCCCGGGCTCGACGTCTACCGGCGCGTATACGAGAACTGGGCCGGTGAGATCCGCGCCGACCAGTTGTGGACGTGCGCGCCACGCACCCCGCAGGACGTACTCGACGTAGTGAACTGGGCCCACGGTGCCGGCTGGACGGTACGCGCCCAGGGCAAGCGGCACGGCTGGGCCCCGCTCACGGTGGCCGACGGCACACCCGCCGCGGCCCGGGTCGTCCTGGTGGACACCACCGCGCACCTCACCGGGATGTCGCTGGAGCGGCAGGACGCCGACGGGTCGGCCCTGATCCGGGTCCAAGCCGGAGCCCTGCTGGAAAATCTCCTCGCGTTCGCCGGAGCGCACGGATACGGGGTCGTCGCCGCGCCGGCGCCCGGGGAACTGTCGGTCGGCGGCGCGCTGGCCATCGGCGCGCACGGCACGGCCGTCCCCGCCAACGGTGAGAACCCCTCACCCGGCCACGGATACGGCTCGTTGAGCAACCTGGTCACCGAGCTGACCGCTGTCGTCTGGGACGACGGCGCCGGACGGTACCTCCTGCGGACGGTCGGCCGGGCCGATCCCGACTGCGACGCGCTCCTCACCCACCTCGGCCGTTCTCTCGTCACCGAGGCCGTGGTGCGGATGGGCACCGACCACAACCTGCGCTGCCGGTCCTTCCTGGACATCCCCGCCACCGAACTGTTCGCCGCCCCCGGGGCCCCGGCCGGCACCAGGACCCTGGCCGGCTTCGTGGACAGGACCGGCCGGGCGGAGGCGATCTGGTTCGCGTTCACGGACAAGCCCTGGCTGAAGGTCTGGAGCGTCGCCCCCGACCGGCCGTTCGCCTCCCGGGCGGTCGACGGGCCGTACAACTACCCGTTCTCCGACTCGCTTCCCGAGCCGGTGGCCCGGCTCGCCGGAACGCTCGTCTCGGGAGCGTGGGCGAGCGCCCCGCTCTTCGGACAGATCCAGTACCTGCTGGCCAAGGTCGCACTGACCGGTGACATCACCGACGTCCTGCTGTCCAGAACCCTCGTGCGGGACGTGCTGACCGGCGACGTGCTCACCCACCTGCTGGCGGGCGGGCTGCGCTCGGACCTGTGGGGTGCCTCCCGCAACCTGCTGGAGTACGTCCGGCCCACCACCCTGCGCGAGACGGCCAACGGCTATGCCGTCCTCACCCGCCGCGCCGATCTGCAGTGGGTGGTCAGCCGGTTCGCCGACTTCTACCGCACGCTGCTCGCCGAGTACGCGGCACGAGGCGAGTACCCGGTCAACGGCCAGGTGGAGATCCGGGTGACCGGCCTGGAGGATCCGTCCGTGAGCGGCGTCCCCGGAGCCCGGCCACCGCTGCTGTCCGCCCTGCGGCCGCGTCCGGACCGGCCGGACGTCGACACGGCCGTGTGGATCGACGTCCTCTCCTTGCCGACCACACCCGCCCTGCACCGCTTCTACCGGGACATCGAGCAGTTCCTCCTGGCCATGGACGGGGACCGGGCGACCGTCCGTGTGGAGTGGTCGAAGGGCTGGGGTTACACCGACACCGCCGCATGGTCCGACCCGGACGTCCTCACGAGAGCCGTCCCCGCCGCCCTGCGCGCCGGAGGCGGCCCGGGCTGGGACGAGGCGGTCGCGATCCTGAACCGGCTCGATCCCCACCACGTGATCTCCAGCCCGTTCCTCGACGCGTTGCTGCGCTGA
- a CDS encoding Rossmann-like domain-containing protein has translation MKNTEELLAAVLAGEHGPRPADLVATSVFWAHHGTRLAGGNTTYLNQYVLVRLGDSFGGCAFEAGEVDPSICHDASGTPVDTLLREAPMPLRIAALDAYLSSVRPHREAAEAQPVTLPAGTPETRARARDAAIAGLLDIEAGAKVALIGVVNPLVAAIRERGGDPLLCDFNLRTTQWGDPVTDDMYEVLDTADAVVATGMTLGNGSFDTVLARCRERGVPLVVYAQTGSAVARAFLGLGVTALSAEPFPFSQFSAEPTTLYRYRVAADA, from the coding sequence ATGAAGAACACCGAGGAGCTCCTGGCCGCCGTCCTCGCGGGCGAGCACGGCCCCCGTCCCGCCGACCTCGTCGCGACCAGCGTGTTCTGGGCGCACCACGGCACCCGGCTGGCCGGCGGGAACACCACCTACCTCAACCAGTACGTCCTCGTCCGCCTGGGGGACTCCTTCGGTGGCTGCGCCTTCGAGGCGGGGGAGGTCGACCCGTCCATATGCCACGACGCCTCCGGTACCCCCGTCGACACCCTGCTGCGCGAGGCGCCGATGCCGCTGCGGATCGCCGCGCTCGACGCCTACCTCAGCTCGGTCCGCCCGCACCGGGAGGCGGCCGAGGCGCAACCGGTCACCCTGCCCGCCGGGACACCCGAGACCCGGGCGCGGGCCAGGGACGCGGCCATCGCCGGGCTGCTGGACATCGAGGCCGGGGCCAAGGTCGCTCTGATCGGGGTGGTCAACCCGCTCGTCGCGGCCATCCGCGAGCGCGGCGGAGATCCCCTGCTCTGCGACTTCAACCTGCGCACCACCCAGTGGGGCGACCCGGTCACCGACGACATGTACGAAGTCCTCGACACCGCCGACGCCGTCGTGGCCACCGGCATGACCCTCGGCAACGGCAGCTTCGACACCGTCCTGGCCCGCTGCCGCGAACGCGGCGTCCCCCTGGTGGTCTACGCCCAGACCGGCAGCGCCGTGGCGCGCGCCTTCCTCGGACTGGGCGTGACCGCTCTGTCCGCGGAGCCCTTCCCCTTCTCCCAGTTCAGCGCCGAACCCACCACCCTGTACCGCTACCGGGTGGCGGCCGACGCATGA
- a CDS encoding Orn/Lys/Arg decarboxylase N-terminal domain-containing protein, whose amino-acid sequence MTDGTVLVAVREHPEDRCATAGQLTRIAEGIRARGFQVRWVVSVSDAEAVLRTEAGLAAAVVAWDLLPAAEDGPGGATVLHGIGRRFRNLPVFLVMADEGLRELPLWVSQSVVGYVWPLEDTPAFIAGRITTAARGYQDALLPPFFKALRRFDDAHEYSWHTPAHSGGVAFLKSPVGRAFHDYFGERLLRSDLSISVEELGSLFEHTGPIGEAEHNAARVFGSDRTYFVLHGDSTCNRLVGHFSVTRDEIALVDRNCHKSILHGLVVSGARPVYLVPTRNGYGLAGPLPPTELAADSVAERIARSPLTADAVSPRAQYAVLTNSTYDGVCYASPTVARAFASSTPRLHFDEAWFAYARFHPLYAGRYGMAVDEETFPGPDRPTIFATQSTHKLLAALSQGAMVHVRPAPRAPVEHDRFNEALMMHGTTSPLYPMIASLDVATAMMDGPQGQWLIDEAISEAVRFRQEMVRIGRRIEAAGDRPPWFFGVWQPDEVTDPASGARLPFEEAPADLLRTEASCWHLDPDADWHGFPGLTDGYSMLDPIKVTLTCPGLDASGVMSDWGVPARVLTAYLTTRGIVVEKTDGYTTLVLFSMGITKGKWGTLLDALMDFKDHYDSDVPLDRVLPALVAEHPRRYAGRSLRDLCQEMHTHLRDARLVELLDTAFQQLPTPVASPQLCYQRLIRGGTERIPLADAAGRVAAAMVTVTPPGIPVLMPGEDIGEEDGPLLRYLKALESFDRRFPGFGSETHGVTRAPDSGDYLIECLRPDEPAGPRGAVTPAQRRRKSSTKTRK is encoded by the coding sequence ATGACTGACGGCACGGTTCTGGTGGCGGTGAGGGAGCACCCGGAAGACAGGTGTGCCACCGCTGGGCAGTTGACGCGCATCGCCGAGGGCATCCGGGCGCGCGGCTTCCAGGTCCGGTGGGTGGTGAGCGTCTCCGACGCCGAGGCGGTGCTCAGGACGGAGGCCGGCTTGGCCGCCGCGGTGGTGGCCTGGGACCTTCTGCCCGCAGCCGAGGACGGGCCGGGTGGCGCGACGGTCCTGCACGGGATCGGGCGCCGGTTCCGGAACCTGCCGGTGTTCCTGGTCATGGCGGACGAAGGGCTGCGTGAGCTGCCCCTGTGGGTGTCGCAGTCGGTGGTGGGCTACGTATGGCCGCTGGAGGACACGCCGGCGTTCATCGCGGGGCGGATCACCACCGCCGCACGCGGCTACCAGGACGCGCTGCTCCCGCCGTTCTTCAAAGCACTGCGGCGCTTCGACGACGCACACGAATACTCATGGCACACCCCCGCGCACTCCGGCGGCGTCGCCTTTCTCAAGTCGCCCGTGGGCCGGGCCTTCCACGACTACTTCGGGGAACGGCTGCTGCGCAGCGACCTGTCGATCTCGGTGGAGGAGCTCGGCTCCCTGTTCGAACACACCGGACCGATCGGCGAGGCGGAACACAACGCCGCGCGCGTCTTCGGCTCCGACCGCACGTACTTCGTCCTGCATGGTGACTCCACCTGCAACCGCCTGGTCGGCCACTTCAGTGTGACGCGCGACGAGATCGCCCTGGTGGACCGCAACTGCCACAAGTCGATTCTGCACGGCCTGGTCGTCTCCGGTGCCCGGCCGGTGTACCTGGTCCCGACCCGCAACGGCTACGGGCTCGCCGGGCCGCTGCCTCCGACCGAGCTCGCGGCGGACTCGGTGGCGGAGCGGATCGCGCGAAGCCCTCTCACAGCGGACGCGGTCTCACCGCGTGCTCAGTACGCGGTGCTCACCAACTCCACCTACGACGGCGTGTGTTACGCGTCGCCGACGGTGGCCCGGGCCTTCGCGTCCAGCACACCCCGGCTGCACTTCGACGAGGCGTGGTTCGCGTACGCACGCTTCCATCCGCTCTACGCGGGGCGCTACGGCATGGCGGTGGACGAGGAGACCTTCCCGGGCCCCGATCGGCCGACGATCTTCGCGACCCAGTCCACCCACAAGCTGCTGGCCGCACTGTCCCAGGGCGCCATGGTGCACGTCCGGCCCGCCCCGCGAGCGCCGGTGGAACACGACCGGTTCAACGAGGCGCTGATGATGCACGGCACGACGTCGCCGCTGTATCCGATGATCGCCTCATTGGACGTGGCCACGGCGATGATGGACGGCCCGCAGGGGCAGTGGCTGATCGACGAGGCGATCTCGGAGGCCGTCCGTTTCCGTCAGGAGATGGTGCGGATCGGGCGGCGGATCGAGGCCGCAGGCGACCGGCCGCCATGGTTCTTCGGCGTGTGGCAGCCGGATGAGGTGACCGACCCTGCGAGCGGGGCGCGGCTGCCGTTCGAGGAGGCACCGGCGGACCTGCTGCGGACCGAGGCGTCCTGCTGGCACCTCGACCCCGACGCGGACTGGCACGGTTTTCCCGGTCTGACCGACGGCTACTCCATGCTCGACCCGATCAAGGTCACCCTGACCTGCCCGGGGCTCGACGCGAGCGGTGTGATGTCGGACTGGGGCGTCCCGGCACGCGTCCTCACCGCCTATCTGACCACGCGCGGCATCGTCGTGGAGAAGACCGACGGCTACACCACGCTGGTGCTGTTCTCCATGGGCATCACCAAGGGTAAGTGGGGCACGCTGCTGGACGCCCTGATGGACTTCAAGGACCACTACGACAGTGATGTCCCGCTCGACCGCGTGCTGCCCGCCCTGGTCGCCGAGCACCCGCGGCGCTACGCGGGACGTAGCCTGCGCGACCTGTGCCAGGAGATGCACACCCACCTGCGCGACGCCCGCCTGGTCGAACTGCTCGACACGGCCTTCCAGCAACTCCCGACGCCGGTCGCCTCGCCCCAACTGTGCTACCAGCGGCTGATCCGCGGTGGCACGGAACGGATCCCGCTGGCGGACGCGGCAGGCCGCGTCGCCGCGGCGATGGTCACCGTGACGCCGCCCGGCATCCCCGTCCTCATGCCGGGTGAAGACATCGGGGAAGAAGACGGCCCTCTCCTGCGCTACCTCAAGGCCCTGGAGTCCTTCGACCGCCGCTTCCCCGGCTTCGGCAGCGAGACACACGGAGTAACCCGCGCCCCCGACAGCGGCGACTACCTGATCGAGTGCCTGCGCCCGGACGAGCCCGCAGGACCCCGCGGCGCCGTCACGCCGGCGCAACGACGGAGGAAGTCCAGTACCAAGACGAGGAAATGA
- a CDS encoding GHMP kinase, with amino-acid sequence MTATTRRTVPSARDTEGTGRAACHHGEILQGVFLDRRRRPVHALVTLPMHGPGSTARFAHRPGSAPDEVTVTPAGRTKARAAALLAVRECAAHRDAEPCGGELTLAGDLPIGLGMGSSTSDVIATVRAVADSWGVPLPAETIARIAVRAEGASDPLMHGSHPLLFAQREGRILEVLGAALPPAVVVGCALAGGAPVDTLSLPALHHDDDLAAYGHLRRMLRRAVTAADTALLGRVSTASARLRQRVLRHQEFPALTGIADSTGAVGVQIAHSGNVAGILFDPRAPGLHHGLRRCTRALDREGITPTRTFTTFASPISEEFPWTNTSRKPSAART; translated from the coding sequence ATGACGGCCACCACCCGCCGAACGGTGCCCTCCGCCAGGGACACGGAGGGCACCGGGCGCGCCGCGTGCCATCACGGCGAGATCCTGCAAGGCGTCTTCCTCGACCGGCGGCGTCGCCCCGTCCACGCGCTGGTCACCCTGCCGATGCACGGACCGGGCAGCACCGCCCGGTTCGCGCACCGGCCCGGCAGCGCGCCGGACGAGGTGACGGTGACACCCGCCGGCCGGACCAAGGCACGGGCGGCGGCCCTCCTCGCGGTACGGGAGTGCGCCGCACACCGTGACGCGGAGCCCTGCGGCGGGGAGCTGACCCTCGCCGGGGACCTGCCCATCGGCCTCGGCATGGGCTCCTCCACCAGCGACGTCATCGCCACCGTGCGGGCGGTCGCCGACTCCTGGGGCGTGCCGCTGCCGGCGGAGACGATCGCCCGGATCGCGGTGCGCGCCGAAGGCGCGAGCGACCCCCTGATGCACGGTTCGCACCCTCTGCTCTTCGCGCAGCGCGAGGGCCGGATCCTCGAAGTGCTGGGCGCCGCGCTGCCGCCCGCCGTGGTGGTCGGGTGCGCGCTCGCGGGAGGAGCCCCGGTCGACACCCTCTCCCTCCCCGCCCTCCACCACGACGACGACCTCGCCGCCTACGGGCACCTGCGCCGCATGCTCCGCCGCGCGGTGACCGCCGCCGACACCGCCCTGCTCGGCCGGGTCAGCACCGCCAGTGCGCGCCTGCGCCAACGCGTCCTGCGCCACCAGGAGTTCCCCGCCCTCACCGGCATCGCCGACAGCACGGGCGCTGTCGGCGTCCAGATCGCCCACAGCGGCAACGTCGCCGGCATCCTCTTCGACCCCCGCGCTCCCGGCCTGCACCACGGGCTGCGCCGCTGCACCCGTGCCCTGGACCGGGAGGGCATCACACCGACCCGGACCTTCACCACCTTCGCGTCCCCCATCAGCGAGGAGTTCCCGTGGACGAACACATCTCGGAAGCCATCGGCCGCCCGGACCTGA
- a CDS encoding winged helix-turn-helix transcriptional regulator: MRRTSFAGWPCSIARTADLLGDAWTLLVLREIFYGESRFDGFIDSLGIARNTLTDRLRRLEEAGLLTRRSYQTDPVRHEYLPTEKGRDFFGVLAAINAWGDRWLADDEGVPVVMRHTACGHDMQARVVCSSCGELLDDKNVTVRTGPGYPPRLLDDPLVKVRFGADGPSQR; this comes from the coding sequence ATGAGAAGGACCTCGTTCGCCGGCTGGCCCTGCTCGATCGCCCGAACTGCCGACCTGCTCGGCGACGCATGGACCCTGCTGGTGCTGCGTGAGATCTTCTACGGCGAATCGCGCTTCGACGGCTTCATCGACTCCCTGGGCATCGCCCGCAACACCCTGACCGACCGTCTGCGCCGCTTGGAGGAGGCGGGGCTCTTGACGCGCCGCAGCTATCAGACGGACCCGGTCCGCCACGAGTACCTGCCCACGGAGAAGGGGCGTGACTTCTTCGGGGTCCTGGCGGCCATCAACGCCTGGGGCGACCGTTGGCTGGCGGACGACGAGGGCGTCCCGGTGGTCATGCGGCACACCGCGTGCGGACATGACATGCAGGCCCGGGTGGTGTGCTCCTCCTGCGGTGAACTCCTGGACGACAAGAACGTCACCGTACGCACGGGACCGGGCTACCCGCCGCGCCTGCTCGACGATCCTCTGGTGAAAGTCCGGTTCGGGGCGGATGGGCCCAGCCAGCGATGA
- a CDS encoding PP2C family protein-serine/threonine phosphatase, whose product MQQASATDPAPGRRPELVPDPDVEAARIAAVRRYDILDTPPDGAFDRVAAMAARLFDVPVATVTIVDTDRIWFKAAHGLEGVAEIGRDPGLCGSAILRDDTMVIPDTLKDPVAADNPLVAGDMGVRFYAAAPIITPEGHRLGTVNVLDTRPRSITEEDTATLADLAAIVLDEMELRLSALRALRDEQARREAERRHAEAERARAEGERAAREKAEQDKAAIAAFASTLQRTLLPPALPVVPGLELACHYRTASRHDVGGDFYDVFPLNGGRWAFFLGDVCGKGPEAATVTALTRHTLRTAAQINANPVTVLSALNTMLLADVTAGRRFCTVLFGLLEPREDGGFTVTVATGGHPPAYHVRPDDSGAVWVRTVHPKGGMLVGAFPQAPFTQTTFSLTAGESLFLYTDGLIEARTTEGAMLGEDGLVGFLHQRTGPVTATSLVEDSITLLASLPDGAGDDVALLALSVPHPHTTPDGSVAATVHTAAAPEHFGQE is encoded by the coding sequence ATGCAGCAGGCATCGGCCACCGACCCGGCTCCCGGGCGCCGCCCCGAGCTGGTCCCTGACCCTGATGTGGAGGCAGCCCGTATCGCGGCGGTGCGCCGCTACGACATCCTCGACACTCCGCCCGACGGGGCGTTCGACCGGGTGGCGGCGATGGCCGCCCGGCTCTTCGACGTGCCGGTGGCCACCGTCACGATCGTGGACACCGACCGTATCTGGTTCAAGGCCGCCCACGGTCTGGAGGGTGTCGCGGAGATCGGTCGTGATCCGGGCCTGTGCGGCTCGGCGATCCTACGCGATGACACGATGGTCATCCCCGACACTCTCAAGGACCCCGTCGCGGCGGACAATCCTCTGGTTGCCGGAGATATGGGGGTGCGCTTCTACGCCGCCGCACCGATCATCACCCCGGAAGGACACCGGCTGGGCACGGTCAACGTCCTCGACACTCGGCCGCGCTCGATCACCGAGGAGGACACCGCCACTCTTGCCGATCTCGCCGCGATCGTGCTGGACGAGATGGAGTTGCGGCTGTCGGCGCTGCGCGCGCTGCGCGACGAACAAGCCCGCCGGGAGGCGGAGAGGCGGCACGCCGAGGCGGAACGGGCGCGGGCCGAGGGGGAACGGGCGGCGCGGGAGAAGGCGGAGCAGGACAAGGCCGCCATCGCCGCGTTCGCCTCCACCCTCCAGCGCACCTTGCTTCCCCCGGCCCTGCCCGTGGTGCCGGGACTGGAACTGGCCTGCCACTACCGCACCGCCTCCAGGCACGACGTGGGCGGCGACTTCTACGACGTCTTCCCCCTCAACGGCGGCCGGTGGGCGTTCTTCCTCGGTGACGTGTGCGGCAAAGGACCCGAGGCGGCAACCGTCACCGCCCTGACCCGCCACACCCTGCGCACTGCGGCTCAGATCAACGCCAACCCCGTCACCGTGCTGAGCGCGCTCAACACCATGCTGCTTGCTGACGTCACCGCCGGCCGCCGTTTCTGCACCGTCCTCTTCGGCCTCCTGGAGCCCCGGGAGGACGGCGGCTTTACCGTCACCGTCGCCACCGGCGGCCACCCGCCGGCCTACCACGTGCGCCCCGACGACAGCGGCGCTGTCTGGGTGCGAACCGTACACCCCAAGGGCGGCATGCTCGTCGGCGCCTTCCCGCAGGCGCCTTTCACCCAAACCACCTTCTCCCTGACAGCCGGGGAAAGCCTGTTCCTCTACACCGATGGGCTGATCGAAGCCCGCACCACCGAGGGAGCCATGCTCGGCGAGGACGGCCTGGTCGGCTTCCTCCACCAGCGCACAGGGCCCGTCACCGCCACCTCCCTGGTCGAGGACAGCATCACCCTGCTGGCCTCGCTGCCCGACGGAGCCGGCGACGACGTGGCCCTGCTGGCCCTGTCCGTCCCCCACCCTCACACCACACCCGACGGCAGTGTCGCTGCCACCGTCCACACAGCCGCCGCGCCCGAACACTTCGGCCAGGAGTAA